In Hemitrygon akajei chromosome 9, sHemAka1.3, whole genome shotgun sequence, the following are encoded in one genomic region:
- the map10 gene encoding microtubule-associated protein 10 has product MDTAAKVETLFSLELLVEYVNVGPETQPKPGPLLAVAFRLLDFPTLLVHQTEPQRAETLRRSWERGQKRPGPVRTGARTGITFNKGKSCLFKMGMSTLHRYLTNTPLYAMLLDVSQRVPKLVGSCLISMASAVEKIRLDVEECGITTPSMQGKRGLYPLYNLMGVKIGQISAGYRLMSLGVGLLPHVPENQVLKAEMRNTNFAHLPSEGQVPEQGENKKVADQGTGHIPTDSQKHLSHMSGDQAVEGRQFDQIKEPIIISALKGEHKLSTLAKEASKIKQQVLKFEPTVDIKMDNVFCPPPMYYSQSKEGPKEKISEMWKTMEPEEESAILEELDSDESDELFDMSQSDFKLPKSHSEATGTLKTQVQKSPANSDAFNTIRQLPLLNALLLELSLLHHEQLPQQIPLVVHPQLAWLYSNLKNDSLEFHEPTKSTIQQSNSHFKQQKVQKQPVSPRNFDKENNPRRCNAKKNLEHPKRKLMYGLTNTLRLRLQQTNPGMLIVHEQKELSRKRQLKQLKEKIGQKCREGKGEGRSSPLQKGQQFSGGKAKENTETLIQSSIEPDTAHPSKVQRNGKFMDNNSFEATLRHGSATRTGEPPVQPPGPLNYNAKISDLQMANDRDLYQKDIKVRLPEIISHDSDHSVNEICSEAVDVANMNPGLTSDQIIVENVDAQISYSSCDESKYSEDFTSPEPTGNSEDFTSPEPTNRFADTLGSSTEATTIRVKHRYSNNELDLSLSKYSSDNMRAQSETEDDSVPLPALSKQSPIQSLKGTSLVNSHHQRMTLSSTTSNLSEEATSLTEENQPKKILNPSNKQETEKQLKSTVQSDSGFDINRASPEVPQLSSSRNGHRLLEESQSLGTSQVSSYAPSSEFDLVCSGLGITAKDIQTDEINELGRTGIINECRHISELVANKLPGYTL; this is encoded by the coding sequence ATGGATACAGCCGCCAAAGTGGAGACGCTGTTCTCCTTGGAACTACTAGTGGAATACGTGAACGTTGGACCTGAAACCCAACCTAAGCCCGGCCCTTTGCTGGCGGTGGCCTTCAGGCTGCTGGACTTCCCCACCCTCTTGGTCCATCAGACCGAGCCGCAGCGAGCGGAAACCCTGCGGCGGAGCTGGGAGCGTGGGCAGAAGAGACCGGGACCCGTGCGAACGGGGGCCCGCACTGGCATCactttcaataaaggcaagtccTGCCTGTTCAAGATGGGGATGTCAACCCTTCACCGCTATCTGACCAACACCCCTCTGTACGCCATGCTACTAGACGTGTCACAGCGAGTACCCAAATTGGTGGGAAGTTGCCTGATTTCGATGGCGAGTGCCGTGGAGAAAATCAGATTGGATGTAGAAGAATGTGGCATTACAACGCCATCCATGCAAGGGAAGAGGGGCCTGTACCCGCTTTATAACCTGATGGGTGTAAAGATTGGCCAGATATCGGCAGGATATAGACTTATGAGTTTGGGAGTTGGTTTGCTGCCGCATGTTCCAGAAAACCAGGTCCTGAAAGCTGAAATGCGAAACACGAACTTTGCACACCTGCCCAGTGAAGGACAGGTGCCAGAACAAGGGGAGAATAAGAAGGTGGCAGATCAAGGCACTGGACACATTCCGACTGACTCTCAGAAGCACCTCAGCCACATGTCTGGCGACCAGGCTGTTGAAGGTAGACAGTTTGACCAGATCAAAGAGCCTATTATTATTTCTGCTTTAAAGGGAGAACATAAGCTGAGCACATTGGCAAAAGAAGCATCTAAGATTAAACAACAGGTTCTGAAATTCGAACCCACTGTGGATATCAAAATGGACAATGTTTTTTGTCCACCCCCTATGTACTACAGCCAATCAAAGGAAGGGCCCAAAGAGAAGATCTCTGAAATGTGGAAAACAATGGAGCCCGAGGAAGAGTCAGCTATTCTTGAGGAGCTGGATTCAGATGAAAGTGATGAATTGTTCGACATGAGCCAAAGTGATTTTAAGTTGCCCAAAAGTCACTCAGAAGCAACAGGTACATTAAAAACACAAGTTCAAAAGAGTCCTGCCAATTCTgatgcatttaataccatcagacAGTTGCCTCTGCTGAACGCGCTCCTACTGGAACTTTCTTTGCTACATCATGAGCAGTTACCTCAGCAGATTCCTCTCGTCGTTCATCCTCAGCTTGCTTGGCTTTACAGTAATTTGAAGAATGACTCACTGGAATTTCATGAACCGACCAAATCAACAATACAACAATCTAATTCACATTTTAAGCAGCAGAAAGTTCAAAAGCAACCTGTATCCCCTAGAAACTTTGATAAAGAAAATAACCCAAGGCGATGTAATGCAAAGAAAAATTTGGAACATCCCAAAAGAAAGTTGATGTATGGGTTAACAAATACATTACGGTTAAGGCTCCAACAGACAAATCCAGGTATGTTGATAGTGCATGAACAGAAAGAGTTGTCCAGAAAAAGACAATTGAAACAACTGAAAGAGAAGATTGGTCAAAAATGTCGTGAAGGCAAAGGGGAAGGCCGTTCTTCACCTCTTCAAAAAGGCCAACAATTTTCTGGTGGCAAAGCTAAAGAAAATACTGAAACATTGATTCAAAGCAGTATTGAACCTGACACTGCTCATCCTTCAAAGGTCCAGAGAAATGGAAAGTTTATGGATAACAATAGCTTTGAAGCAACTTTGAGACATGGAAGTGCCACTAGAACAGGAGAGCCACCTGTTCAACCTCCAGGCCCATTAAATTACAATGCGAAGATTTCAGATTTACAGATGGCTAATGACAGGGACCTTTACCAAAAAGATATAAAAGTCAGGCTGCCtgaaataatcagccatgattctgACCACAGTGTGAATGAGATTTGTAgtgaagcagtggatgttgcaaATATGAATCCTGGTCTTACTAGTGATCAAATAATAGTTGAAAATGTTGATGCACAGATTTCTTACAGTAGCTGTGATGAATCCAAGTATTCAGAGGACTTCACAAGCCCTGAACCAACTGGCAACTCAGAAGATTTTACCAGTCCTGAACCTACAAATAGATTTGCAGATACTTTAGGTAGCAGTACAGAAGCTACAACTATTAGGGTGAAGCACAGATATTCTAACAATGAATTGGATTTGAGCCTTTCCAAATATTCCAGTGACAATATGAGAGCTCAAAGTGAGACAGAAGATGATTCAGTCCCACTGCCGGCACTGTCTAAGCAATCTCCAATTCAGTCTTTAAAAGGTACAAGTCTTGTAAATAGTCACCATCAGAGAATGACATTGTCTTCAACAACCTCAAATCTATCTGAAGAAGCAACCAGCTTGACAGAGGAAAATCAACCAAAAAAAATACTGAACCCATCGAACAAACAAGAGACTGAGAAACAACTTAAGTCAACTGTTCAGTCAGATTCTGGATTTGACATCAATCGAGCTAGCCCTGAGGTCCCTCAACTTTCAAGTTCAAGGAATGGTCACAGGTTACTAGAGGAGAGCCAGTCTTTGGGGACATCTCAAGTGAGCTCTTACGCACCATCCAGTGAGTTTGATCTCGTCTGCAGTGGACTTGGCATAACTGCAAAGGATATTCAAACAGATGAAATTAATGAATTGGGAAGGACAGGAATAATTAATGAATGCAGACATATTTCTGAACTAGTAGCCAACAAGCTTCCTGGATATACTTTATGA